GAATGCGCGGCGTGATCGCTGCTGACATCTCGGTTGGCAATGCAGCCAGCCACTGACGCAGATGTTCGCCCGCGTTGGGCAGTCCACCGGCATTGACGCTCTGCACGCGTCCGGTGCCGTTGTCCTGATTGAACAGCGCCTGCAACCCCCGCACCACTTCCGGATGATCCTCGGTGAACGCGCGTGAGCCCACGAGGCCGTGCTCCTCGGCCGTCCAGTGTCCGATGAGAATGGTGCGCTTGGGCCTGGGATACACCGTCGACAGGATGCGCATGGCTTCCAGCATCGTGAGCGATCCGGTGCCGTTGTCGGTGGCCCCCGATCCGCCGTCGAACGAATCGAAATGTCCCGACAGCACCACGTATTCATCGGGCTTCTCGGTGCCGCGGATCATGCCGATGGTGTTGAAGATCGGCTGCTCACCCAGCAGATCGGCATCGAGATTGAGCCGCACCGTGGGCGCCTGCCGGTTCTCGGTGAGCCGGAAGACGAGTCCATAGTCTTCACAGGACAGACCGATGGCCGGCGCCTTCGTGTTGTAGCTCTCGAAGACATCGATGGTGCCCCACGCATTCTTCGGACGCGAAGTGATGACGCCCGCCACCCCACCTTCTTCGAGACGCATGCCCAGACTGCCGGTGCCCAGTGCGTTGGAATAGCCGGTGCCCCGCACACTGGTGCCGCCCCACTCGCGATTCACGTCGGCGCGCAGGCTGTCCATGCGCGCCTTCGAGGCCGGTGTGGCGTGCTGCTGCCAGTTGTCGGTGGGACGGCAGGTCGGCTGCGGCGCGGACACGAGCACGAACTTGCCCTTCGCCTGCGGCAACCATTTCACGAACTCGGTGCTGTCGGCAAAGCGGGGCAGGATCACCGTGGGTGCCGTGACATCCTTGCTCTTCGTGCCCGGGCTCCACGCCAGCATGGTGCCTTCGAGCGTGCGCTGACGCGGCGTGACGAGATCGATGTGCGAATGGCCACGACGCCAGCCGCGCCAGGTACCGATCTTTTCGTTGCGTCCCTCCACGCCCCACTGCTTGTAGAGCGACAGCAGCCAGTCGTTGGCCATCTTCTGGCGCGCGGTGCCCGTGAGACGCGGGCCGATGGAATCGAGCAGCACCTGCGCGAGACGCTGCACCTGCGAACTGTCCATTCCCTGTGCCCAGATGCGCCGGAGAGTGGCGTCGTTGGTGGGAAAGGTGGGGGTCTGCGCGCCGAGGGACGGGACGGCCGGGGCCTGGACCACGAGACCGAGGGCCAGGATCCCCAGCCAGGAACGCCTGATATGCCGGACACCGGGCGAGGAAGAACGCGATTTCATGAGGGAGAGCTTCAGGAAGCGCTGCAGGGAGGGAGGCGCCACGGTCGTGGCGGGTTGAGAACTGGCTGCCGGGAGCGGAGCTTTCGGATCATGACCCGCACACTCCGCCCCCCGCATCTCCTGATTCTACTGCCTGTCCTCCTCCTGTGCGCCCCGCTGGCGTGCACGTCGGGGAGCGATCAGGCAGGGACCGCCACCGCCACGTCGCTCGATCTCGGTGCGCCGGTCGACATGTCTTCACCCACGCTCGCCGGCAGCAACACGCCGCATCTCGCCGTCACGGCCGATCGCACACTGCTGCTGTCCTGGACCCAGCGCGGTGCGGATTCCACGACCTCCATCCGGATGGCCGCCTGGAAGGATTCCACCTGGGACTCCACGCGCACCATCGCCACCGCGCGTCCGTTCTTCGTGAACTGGGCCGACTTTCCCGTGATCACGGCGCTGGGCAATGGCGATGTCGCCGCGCACTGGCTGGAGCGGGAAGGTGGCAGCAAATACGCCTACGGCATCCGCGTGGTGCGTTCGAAGGACCAGGGACGGACCTGGGGCGCCGCGGTCACGCCGCACACCGACGGGCTGGCGGCGGAACATGGTTTCGTGTCGATGTGGGCTGAAGGAGCGGATCGCATCGGGCTGGTGTGGCTCGATGGTCGCAAGAGCGCCATGGCCGATTCGGCGCGAGAAATGACCATCCGGTCGGCGGCCATTGCGCCCGATGGCACACTCGAACGGGAATCGCTCATCGATGCACGAAGCTGCGACTGCTGCCAGACGGGGACCGCCCCCACCCGTGGCGGTCGCGTGATCGCCTACCGCGACCGCACGGCAGAAGAGATCCGCGACATCGTCGTGGTACGCGCCACCACAACGGGGTGGACGGAGCCGCAGAAGGTGCACGACGACGACTGGCACTATCCCGGATGTCCGGTGAACGGTCCACAGGTGGCGTCGCTGGGTGACACCGTGGCCGTCGCCTGGTACACCGCGGCACACGACACCGCGCGGGTCTATGTCGCCCGGTCGCTGGACGGTGGGGCAACGTTCGGGGCGCCCGTGCGGGTCGACGAAGGCAATCCGATCGGACGGGTCGACGTGTTGCTCGACGATCAGGCGCGCCCGGTGGTGGTGTGGCTCGAACAGCGGTCCCCCGAGCAGGCCGATGTCCTGGTCCGCCGCGTGGGACCCGACGGCACACGCGGGGTACCTCAGATCATCGCCAGCACCAGCGGCGCGCGGCAGAGCGGATTCCCGCGCATCGCGCGCCACGGTGATGCGCTCATTGCCGCGTACACGACGGTGACACCGACCATGACGGTGCGGATCGCGCGTGTTCCTCTTTCTCCAGCTTCCAAGCCATGATCCTGATCCGTTCCCGGGTCGCCGTTGCCCTGGGCCTTGCGCTCGGGTGTGCCCTGTTGGGTGTGGGGTCCGTGTTGCGGGCCCAGAGTCCTTCGGCCGGTGTGAACAGCACGCCCCTGCCGCTCAAGCACGATCCGAAGCCCACGTCGGCGGCCATCACGTCGCAGGATCTGATGACGCGTCTCTACATCTTCGCCGACGATTCGCTCGCCGGACGCGATGTGGGAACGGAAGGGCACGTGAAGGCCACCGACTACCTCGCACGCGAGGCCCAGCGCATCGGTCTCATGCCGGGCGGTGAGAACGGCACCTTCTTCCAGACGTTGCCGCTGAAAACGCGACGGGTCGATCGCATGTCGTCGTTCGTGGCCGGCGGCGCGTCGCTGGCCATCGGCTCCGAGTGGGCGATCGGTGGCAACAGCAGTCTCGATCTCGATGGCGTGGAGGTCATCTACGCGGGCGCCTTCGGTGAGACCAGCGCCGAATTGCCGGCCGACCAGGTGAAGGGTCGTGTGGTGGCCTATGCGCCCGAAGCGAGCAATGCGGCGCTGCTGCGGTCGCTCGAAGGTTCCGCGCTCACACCGGCCGGTGCCGCGGGTGTGCTGTTCCTGCTGCCACCACGCACGGCGGGCGTTCTGGCGTATGCGCTGCGTGGGGGTGCCCAACTCATCGATCCTTCGCTGCCGGCGGCGGAAGGCCGTCTGTTCGTCTCGGAGGCCGCGGCCGCGAAGCTGTTCCCCAAACCCGTGGCGCAGCTCGAACCCGGTGCACTCGGCGCCAAGCTCACGGTGAAGGCGCACGTGGACGTGTCGGATGCCACGTATCCGGCACGCAATGTCGTCGCGCTCCTGCCCGGCAGCGATGCGAAGCTGAAACAGCAGTATGTGGCGATCGGGGCACACAGCGATCACGTGGGCGTGGCCCCGCGCGCGGTCGATCACGACTCCCTGCTCATTTTCAATCGCCTCGTGCGCCCGGGTGGTGCGGAGGACGAAGGCAACATGGGCACACCGGCGCAGTTCGAGCAGATCAACGCGGAACTCGCCGACCTGCGCAAGACACGTCCCACCCGGCGCGATTCGATCTTCAATGGAGCCGACGACGATGGTTCGGGCTCGGTGGCCGTACTGGAGATCGCCGAATATCTCGCCTCCCTCAAGACAAAACCCAAGCGCAGCACGCTCTTCGTGTGGCACGCCGGCGAGGAAAAAGGCCTGTGGGGATCGGCCTACTTCACGGAGCATCCGACGGTGCCACGCGATTCCATCGTGGCGCAGCTCAACATGGACATGGTGGGTCGCGGGGCGGTCACCGATGTCACCGGCATGAGCAAGGACGGCCAGGAACTGCGCGGTGGTCCGGACTATCTGCAGCTCGTGGGTTCACGCCGGCTGTCGAGCGAACTCGGTGATCTGATCGAGCGCGTGAACAAGGATGGCAAGTACAACTTCGTGTTCGACTACGCGATGGATGCCAACGGACACCCGATGAACATCTACTGCCGCAGCGACCACTACGAATACGCCAAGTGGGGCATCCCGGTGACGTTCTTCACCACCGGCGGCCACTCGGCGTATCACCAGCTCACCGACGAGCCGCAGTACATCGACTACCCGCACATGCAGCGCGTGACCCGACTCGTGGCGGGCATCGCGCTCGAACTCGGCAATCTGCCCAATCGGCCGAAGGTGGACGGCGTGAGGATGGACCCGCACGGAGCGTGCGTGCAGTAGCGGATCAGATTTCCGGACGGGGTCAGAGGTGAGAGATCAGCCGGTCAGACCTGAGACGACGATCGAGTTGAGAGATCAGACAACAACGAAATCAGAAATCTGAGCGCTGGCGGTCGAGAGGGTCGTGTGCGCCACGGGCTTGCCGGCCCGGCGCCCGCAGGGTTCGGGGCGCGAAGCGCCCCGCAAAACGTCGAGGCCTCGCGTCCGTACCCACCCGCGGACGAAGTGCTCGGACCTCTGACCTCGTGGTTGTCTGATTTCTCAACTCGATCGCCGTCTCAGGTCTGACCGGCTGATCTCTGATTTCTGACCCCGTCTGAAGATCTGAGGCCAGAGGCCAGACCCCAGAGATCAGAGTCCAGCGCCTCCCCTGCTCCGATCCGCTAGATTCCTCCCGTTCGCATTTCTGATCTCTGCCTCAGCTCGCTCCTGGATGCTTCGCCTCGGTATCGTCGGCCTCCCGAATGTCGGCAAGTCGACCCTGTTCAACGCCCTCACCGCCGCCAAGGCGGAAGCGGCCAACTATCCATTCTGCACCGTCGAACCGAACGTTGGCATGGTGGAAGTGCCCGATCCGCGCATGGACCGCCTCGCGGAGATCGTGCAGCCGAAACGGACGGTGCCGGCCGTGGTGCAGTTCGTGGACATCGCCGGGCTGGTGAAGGGTGCGTCCCAGGGTGAAGGGCTGGGCAACAAGTTCCTGCAGAACATCCGCGAGACCGATGCGGTCGTGCATGTCATCCGCTGTTTCGCCGATGAAGACGTGACGCACGTCATGGGGCAGCCAGATCCCGCGCGCGACAAGGAAATCATCGAACTCGAGCTCGCACTGTCGGATCTCGCCACGGTGGAGAAGCGTCTCGACAAGGTGAAGCGCGCGGCCAAGGCGGCCGACAAGGAAGCGCTGGCCGAACTGCCGGCGCTCGAAGCCGCCAACGCGGCACTGTCGGAAGGCAAACCCCTCTGGCGCGCGGGACTCGACAAGGATGCGCTCGCAAAACTGTCGGGCATGCAGTTGCTGACGGCCAAGCCCGTGCTGTACGCCGCCAACGTCACCGACGAGGAGCTCTCGGGCGAAGAAGGCCCCTATCTCAAGGCGCTGCGGGCGGCCGTCGCGGAGAGCGGTGAACATGCGGAGATCGTCCCGTTCTCGGCCAAGATCGAGGCGGAGCTGGCCGAACTGCCCCCCGAGGAACGGGTGGAGTTCCTGGCGTCGCTGGGCATCGAGACGGCCGGCCTCGATCGACTCATCCGGGCCGGTTACCACCTGCTGGGCCTCGAGACGTACTTCACCGCGGGTGAGCAGGAAGTGCGGGCCTGGACCATCCACCGCGGCGACACCGCGCCGGTGGCGGCCGGCGTGATCCACACGGACTTCGAGAAGGGTTTCATTCGCGCCGAAACGGTGTCGTATCAGGACTTCTCCACGCTGGGCGGATGGAAGCCGGCGCGGGAAAAGGGCGCGGTCCGGTCGGAAGGCAAGGAGTACGTGGTGCAGGACGGCGACGTGTTGCTCTTCCGCTTCAACGTCTGATCCACGTCGGACTCACGTCGGCCTTACATCCGACCCACTGCGAGTTCACGTCCGACTCACCCCCAGCCGCGCGTCCCGCACCAGCACGTGCTTCGATCTTTTTCCCCTCTGGTGGGTATGTTGCGCACATGATCCGAATGTCGCCCGCGCCAGTGAAGGCGCTCGCAACCCTGCTGCTGGTCTGGTCATCTCTTGCGAGCACCCCATTGGCGGGGCAGAGCGTGAGCGGTGCAGCGTCGTCGCTCCCGCCGGGCGCGATGGCGGTGCCGTTTCAGATCGGCGAACGCCTCGAGTACGATGTCAAGTTCGGCTCGCTGAAGGTGGGCAGCGGCAGCATGGAAGTGCGCGAGATCACCGAAGTGCGTGGCCATCCCGTGTGGCACACGGTCTTCCAGATCAAGGGCGGCATCCCGCTGTATCGGGTGAACGACATGTACGAGTCGTGGTTCGATGTCTTCACGCTGAACTCCCTGCGGTACCACCAGGAGATCGACGAGGGGAGCTACGAGCGGAAGCGCCGCTACGAGATCTTCCCGGAGCGCGGGATGATGAAGGAAGGGGACCAGCCCGAAGAGCCCACCGTCGCGATGCCATTGGACGAGGGGTCGTTTCTGTATTTCGTGCGCACCCTGCCGCTGGAAGTGGGCAAGACCTACGAATTTTCCCGGTACTTCAAGGCCCAGGGCAACCCGGTCCG
The nucleotide sequence above comes from Gemmatimonas aurantiaca. Encoded proteins:
- a CDS encoding M20/M25/M40 family metallo-hydrolase, coding for MAPPSLQRFLKLSLMKSRSSSPGVRHIRRSWLGILALGLVVQAPAVPSLGAQTPTFPTNDATLRRIWAQGMDSSQVQRLAQVLLDSIGPRLTGTARQKMANDWLLSLYKQWGVEGRNEKIGTWRGWRRGHSHIDLVTPRQRTLEGTMLAWSPGTKSKDVTAPTVILPRFADSTEFVKWLPQAKGKFVLVSAPQPTCRPTDNWQQHATPASKARMDSLRADVNREWGGTSVRGTGYSNALGTGSLGMRLEEGGVAGVITSRPKNAWGTIDVFESYNTKAPAIGLSCEDYGLVFRLTENRQAPTVRLNLDADLLGEQPIFNTIGMIRGTEKPDEYVVLSGHFDSFDGGSGATDNGTGSLTMLEAMRILSTVYPRPKRTILIGHWTAEEHGLVGSRAFTEDHPEVVRGLQALFNQDNGTGRVQSVNAGGLPNAGEHLRQWLAALPTEMSAAITPRIPGSPSGGGSDDASFACYGAPAFGLGGVSWDYGSYTWHTNRDTYDKIVFDDLRFNATLTAMLAYLAANDASTITRERATAEQIRPQGGAGAGPGGGGAFAWPTCQKAPRQTNPRLR
- a CDS encoding sialidase family protein, which produces MTRTLRPPHLLILLPVLLLCAPLACTSGSDQAGTATATSLDLGAPVDMSSPTLAGSNTPHLAVTADRTLLLSWTQRGADSTTSIRMAAWKDSTWDSTRTIATARPFFVNWADFPVITALGNGDVAAHWLEREGGSKYAYGIRVVRSKDQGRTWGAAVTPHTDGLAAEHGFVSMWAEGADRIGLVWLDGRKSAMADSAREMTIRSAAIAPDGTLERESLIDARSCDCCQTGTAPTRGGRVIAYRDRTAEEIRDIVVVRATTTGWTEPQKVHDDDWHYPGCPVNGPQVASLGDTVAVAWYTAAHDTARVYVARSLDGGATFGAPVRVDEGNPIGRVDVLLDDQARPVVVWLEQRSPEQADVLVRRVGPDGTRGVPQIIASTSGARQSGFPRIARHGDALIAAYTTVTPTMTVRIARVPLSPASKP
- a CDS encoding M28 family peptidase, with translation MILIRSRVAVALGLALGCALLGVGSVLRAQSPSAGVNSTPLPLKHDPKPTSAAITSQDLMTRLYIFADDSLAGRDVGTEGHVKATDYLAREAQRIGLMPGGENGTFFQTLPLKTRRVDRMSSFVAGGASLAIGSEWAIGGNSSLDLDGVEVIYAGAFGETSAELPADQVKGRVVAYAPEASNAALLRSLEGSALTPAGAAGVLFLLPPRTAGVLAYALRGGAQLIDPSLPAAEGRLFVSEAAAAKLFPKPVAQLEPGALGAKLTVKAHVDVSDATYPARNVVALLPGSDAKLKQQYVAIGAHSDHVGVAPRAVDHDSLLIFNRLVRPGGAEDEGNMGTPAQFEQINAELADLRKTRPTRRDSIFNGADDDGSGSVAVLEIAEYLASLKTKPKRSTLFVWHAGEEKGLWGSAYFTEHPTVPRDSIVAQLNMDMVGRGAVTDVTGMSKDGQELRGGPDYLQLVGSRRLSSELGDLIERVNKDGKYNFVFDYAMDANGHPMNIYCRSDHYEYAKWGIPVTFFTTGGHSAYHQLTDEPQYIDYPHMQRVTRLVAGIALELGNLPNRPKVDGVRMDPHGACVQ
- the ychF gene encoding redox-regulated ATPase YchF, which produces MLRLGIVGLPNVGKSTLFNALTAAKAEAANYPFCTVEPNVGMVEVPDPRMDRLAEIVQPKRTVPAVVQFVDIAGLVKGASQGEGLGNKFLQNIRETDAVVHVIRCFADEDVTHVMGQPDPARDKEIIELELALSDLATVEKRLDKVKRAAKAADKEALAELPALEAANAALSEGKPLWRAGLDKDALAKLSGMQLLTAKPVLYAANVTDEELSGEEGPYLKALRAAVAESGEHAEIVPFSAKIEAELAELPPEERVEFLASLGIETAGLDRLIRAGYHLLGLETYFTAGEQEVRAWTIHRGDTAPVAAGVIHTDFEKGFIRAETVSYQDFSTLGGWKPAREKGAVRSEGKEYVVQDGDVLLFRFNV
- a CDS encoding DUF3108 domain-containing protein: MIRMSPAPVKALATLLLVWSSLASTPLAGQSVSGAASSLPPGAMAVPFQIGERLEYDVKFGSLKVGSGSMEVREITEVRGHPVWHTVFQIKGGIPLYRVNDMYESWFDVFTLNSLRYHQEIDEGSYERKRRYEIFPERGMMKEGDQPEEPTVAMPLDEGSFLYFVRTLPLEVGKTYEFSRYFKAQGNPVRIRVLRRETISVPAGSFSTVVLQPTFQTKGIFSQNGKAEVWITDDERRMMVQMKSKLSFGSLNLYLRNTTGTRAP